One Brassica napus cultivar Da-Ae chromosome A5, Da-Ae, whole genome shotgun sequence DNA window includes the following coding sequences:
- the LOC125609635 gene encoding 7-dehydrocholesterol reductase-like produces the protein MLSLFIFNVFKTLSFCLYQGHVAPSSSDSGSCGNLIIDFYWGMELYPRIGKNFDIKVFTNCRFGMMSWAVLAVTYCIKQYEINGRVSDSMLVNTILMHVYVTKFFGWEAGYWNSMDIAHDRAGFYIFWGCLVWVPSIYTSPGMYLVNHPVQLGTQLAIYILVAGILCIYINYDRDRQRQEFRRTNGKCSVWGKAPSKIVATYKTTASETKTSLLLTSGWWGLARHFHYVPEILSSFFWTVPAFFSNFLPYFYVIYLTILLFDRAKRDDDRRRSKYGKYWKFYCEKVRHMIVPGIY, from the exons ATGTtgagtttgtttatttttaatgtttttaaaactctGTCTTTTTGTCTGTACCAGGGTCATGTTGCACCTTCATCAAGTGATTCTGGTTCATGTGGTAACCTGATTATCGACTTCTATTGG GGCATGGAGTTATACCCTCGAATTGGTaagaactttgacatcaaggttTTTACTAATTGCAGATTTGGTATGATGTCTTGGGCTGTTCTTGCCGTCACCTACTGCATTAAGCAG TATGAAATAAATGGGAGAGTATCTGATTCAATGCTTGTGAACACCATTCTAATGCATGTGTATGTCACAAAATTTTTTGGGTGGGAAGCTGGTTACTGGAACAGCATGGACATCGCACATGACCGAG CTGGCTTCTACATTTTCTGGGGCTGTCTAGTGTGGGTGCCTTCTATTTATACATCTCCAGGCATGTACCTTGTGAACCACCCAGTCCAACTTGGAACTCAG TTGGCAATATACATTCTGGTGGCGGGGATTCTCTGCATTTACATAAACTATGACCGCGATAGACAAAGGCAAGAGTTCAGGAGGACAAACGGGAAATGCTCGGTTTGGGGCAAAGCCCCATCAAAG ATTGTGGCGACATATAAGACAACAGCTAGTGAAACTAAAACCAGTCTTCTCTTAACCTCTGGATG GTGGGGATTGGCTCGACATTTCCATTATGTTCCTGAGATCTTAAGTTCTTTCTTCTGGACCGTACCAGCTTTCTTTAGTAAC TTCTTGCCATACTTCTACGTCATATACCTCACGATTCTTCTCTTTGATCGAGCCAAGAGAGACGATGACCGACGCCGATCAAA gtatgGGAAATATTGGAAGTTTTACTGCGAAAAAGTGCGACACATGATTGTTCCTGGTATTTATTGA